A genomic stretch from Hemicordylus capensis ecotype Gifberg chromosome 1, rHemCap1.1.pri, whole genome shotgun sequence includes:
- the CTDSP1 gene encoding carboxy-terminal domain RNA polymerase II polypeptide A small phosphatase 1, translated as MDSGSIITQVSKEEVNTPLQEKGAQNLSPSKKPRNRSIFQSLFCCLCHDSSEPLPVNNNAPLLVEENGSVPKATVKYLLPEIKPHDASKICVVIDLDETLVHSSFKPVNNADFIIPVEIDGVMHQVYVLKRPHVDEFLRRMGELFECVLFTASLAKYADPVADLLDKWGAFRTRLFRESCVFHRGNYVKDLSRLGRDLTRIIIVDNSPASYVFHPDNAVPVASWFDNMADTELLDLLPFFERLSKVDDVYTVLKQHRTSS; from the exons GTGCTCAGAACCTCTCGCCTTCCAAGAAGCCCAGGAACCGCAGCATCTTCCagtccctcttctgctgcctttGCCATGACAGTTCGGAGCCTCTCCCCGTCAACAACAATGCCCCGCTGCTGGTGGAGGAAAATGGCTCAGTGCCCAAG GCTACCGTCAAATACCTCCTGCCGGAAATCAAGCCTCACGATGCCAGCAAAATCTGTGTGGTCATTGAcctggatgagacattggtgcatAGCTCCTTTAAG CCGGTGAACAACGCAGACTTCATAATCCCAGTGGAGATTGACGGGGTGATGCACCAG GTGTATGTGCTGAAGCGACCCCATGTGGACGAGTTCCTCCGGCGGATGGGTGAGCTCTTTGAGTGTGTGCTCTTCACTGCTAGTCTGGCAAAG TATGCAGACCCTGTGGCTGACCTGCTGGATAAGTGGGGAGCCTTCCGCACCCGCCTCTTCCGCGAGTCGTGCGTCTTCCACCGTGGGAACTACGTCAAGGACCTCAGCCGCCTGGGCCGTGACCTGACGCGTATCATCATTGTGGACAATTCACCTGCTTCTTATGTCTTCCACCCTGATAATGCT gtgcCTGTGGCTTCTTGGTTTGACAACATGGCAGACACGGAGCTTCTCGACCTGTTGCCATTCTTTGAGAGACTCAGCAAAGTGGATGATGTGTATACAGTGCTAAAGCAGCACCGGACTAGCAGCTAG